Within Vicia villosa cultivar HV-30 ecotype Madison, WI linkage group LG1, Vvil1.0, whole genome shotgun sequence, the genomic segment GTTGCATGTGTAGCTCTCTTGGGGCATCCATTTGTTAACTGAGTCCGCAAATAGAAAAGTTGATGTCAAGACGAGAGTGTGTGAGATAAATAAGCTTACCAATAAGGCGCTTGAAAGGAGTAGGATCAGAAAGAAAATGAGCTTTGTCACAGTGCAAATTATAGCTTGGATCCATAGATGTGGAGGCAGGCTTTGCAGTTATGAGCCTTGTTTCTTGAAGATGATCCCGACTATATTTGCATTGACAAAGTGAGATGCCATGAATAGATCTTGCAATTTCAAAACTCATAAAATACTTTAGATTTCCTAGGTCTTTAATGTTGAAGGCAATGTCCAAGACTTTGTTGATGTTCTTTATATCAAGAAGGTTATTTCCTGCAAGtatcaaatcatcaacatatacaaGAATAGccgtaaaaaattaaaaaaattcttattGAATAAAGAATAGTCTGATTTGGATTGGTAATATCCTAAGGATATGAGAGGTGGTTAATTTATGATTCCATTGCCAAGCTTGCTTGTTGAGACCATACATGGATCTCTTAAGCTTGCACTTTTGTTAGCGAATTTTAGCTCGTGAGGAATCTTCATATAAACTTCTTCTTCCAAGCACCATGTAAGAAAGTAGTATTTTTGTCAAGTTGGTGTAAAAACCAATTTTGACAAGATGTTATGGAAAGAATGAGTTTAATGGTTGTCACTTTAATAACATGGCTTAAGGTTTCGTGATAGTCCAAACACTCGGTTTGATTGAACCTTTTTGCTACAAGGCCAGGTTTGTACCTCTGATCAATGGTACCATTTGCTtggaattttaatttaaaaatccaCTTACAGCCTATGGCATATGTATTAGGATGAAGAGGATAAGATCCcaagtattattattaataaaggaTTAGAACTCATTGTTATTGGCTCCTTCCCAATTAGGGTTATGGATGGCAGTGCAGTAGGAAGTGGGTTCAAGGATGGGAGATAACCTAAGATTAAAGGTTTTGTGATGATTTGATTAATtagaataagaaataaaattagaGATATGGTATAAAAGAGTACCCGTGTCAGAAAGATCGGGAGAGGAAGAGGTACATGTTAGCATGCCATAGGAGAAATCTAGAAgatatgtgtttttttttaatattttggtgGATTTTCTAATGGTAAGAGGGGCAAAGTGGTGTGGAGAAGTTTTTTTACTGTAGTGATTAGGAGGGATGGGGGATGGAGGATGAACAGTGGGTGTGGAGAAACCTATGATGGGTGTGTTAGGAGTGAGGTGTGGTTGTGGTCATAAATGTAGCCATGGAAATAGTCATGGCTGGATGGGAATGTAGGATGAATAACTATGGAGGTATCTTGTTTGTGTGTTTGATATggtaaaatatgttcaaaaaagATTCTATCACAAGATATGAACAATTGTTTGTTGTTGATGTCAAATGGAACATGTCCTTTGACACCATGTTTGTAGCCAAGGTATATACATTTGTGGGATCTACTGTCAAGTTTGTTTTTGTCTCTTAGAGCTAGTGTTATAGGCTAAGCAACCAAATGTTCTAAGGTCATTGTAACCAGAAACACGATCAAAGAGTAAAGTATAGGGAATCTTGTATTTTAAAAGCTTAGAGGGCATCCTATTGATGAGAAATACATCATGAGAAAGGGCATAAACCCAAAAAAATATCTGGTAAATGGGATTGGAATATAAGAGTGGGAATGTAGGCTATAAGAACACCAGTTAAGGATCTAGTGAATGTGATTATATCAATGGGCGAAAAGGATCCTACTTAAGGATTCAACGAATTGATTGTCTTAATGGGCTGGAAGGATCCCACTTGAGGATCCAGCGAATTGCTCACCTCAATGGGCGGCAAAGAATCCGCTTAAGGATCCAGCAAATTGATTGCCTCAATGGGAAACAATAATTCCACTAAAAGATCCAGCAAATTAATCGCCTCAATGGGCGGCAAGAATCCCACTTGAGGATCCAACAAATTAATCGCCTAAATGGGTGGCAAGGATCCCACTTGGGATCCAGCTAATTGATCGCCTCAATGGGCGACAAGGATCCCACTTAAGAATCCAGCGAATTGATCGCCTCAATAGGTGGCAAGGATCCCACTTGAGAATCCAGCAAATTGATAGTCTCAATGGGCAGCAAGGATCCCATTTGAGGATCCAACAAATTGATCGCCTTAATGGGTGACAAAGATCCCACTTAAGGATCCAGCGAATTGATTGCCTTAATGGGCGGCAAAGACCCCACTTAAGGATCCAGCAAACTTGATCGCCTCAATGGGCGAAAAGGATCCTACTTAAGGATCCAACGATTAGTGAGCGTACCTCAAGGAGTATTTCTATACTCAAGATGTAGCGAGCGTACCATTTTATGGAAGAGCTGGTTTCCTTGCCTTCGTCCATGGCGGCACACATCTCCTCCAAGGCGTCGGTATCACCGCTACCGCTGGTACCTTCTGGAATAGGGGATGGAGCTCTCATATTAACCATAATTGAAGGTGGCTAAGTATAAGAATGAAGGGTAATAGGTTGAAGGGTGATGGTGATAAAGAGGGTGTAGCCCAGGTTAGTTTTATCGAGACCCCGTGGTAGATGCCACTGTACTGATCAAAAAGTACAAGTGTGTGTGTGTTCCTTCTGCAAGGGTAGGGGGACTCAGGGACTTAGTTGGTTTAtaaatttgtatggtggttagATCTTGCTCACGACGGCGAGAAGTCTTGTATGGTTGTGTTTTACGGCGGTTTAGGGGTCCTGCTCACGTGAGGTGATAGTCCCTGTTGATGGATAATGAACATAGGTATAAGCTTCTAAGGGGTGTGATCATATGCAAGATGATCTTTGATAAGTGTTATGCTTTAGGGTGTAATTATGTGTATGGCTTAATATTTTCCCCACTCCCTTGAgggagaagtatttatagaggccGTTTGGGCCTAGAATTTGGATAACCCCGAATGGTGGCTACCGCTCCCCCATAATCGGGAGGAATTATTGATTACCTATCTTTCAGGAGTAATGGAGGATTCTCTCTTCTTGCCTGGCATGTTTACATGTCATCGGTACCTTAAACGATTCTTCAAGACGTCGCCTGGTCAATGCAGATTTTTGAGCGAGaatgtattaatttaaaaatcttcacaaatataacactacaaaaCTGTAACAGCGAATACAAATTGTGATTAtgctaatttttaattattttttaaatgtttttatttcTATCTAGAAATGTGTAATTCAAAATAACCATATTAAAGTTAGATACATTTTAATTTGTATCTTAATATCCTTAAACTTAATTTAATTCGTGACATTCtactttaaaataaatattttcttaagAGACAAATATAAAATTGATTAAGTTATAGTTATATTATGGAATcactttttataaaaatcataattttgtttACGATATTTAcctcttgtgtttttctctttaTGATTTGACGATATCATcgatgttttaaaaatcagatcGAGTCGGCCAGTTCAACCGGTTGGATCGAGAATCGGAGATGAATCTGGTTgggtcaacttttcaaaatcggTAGTAGGTCAAAACtagagtaaaattgaaaaaatcgAATTGAATCGTCTAAAACCATTCGAATCAAAGAACCTGAGCCGGTTTTATAAAATCGTCCAGTTAAAAAAATGCATTAAATtagcctctttttttttttaaaaaaaactttaatatgTTAATATCAAAACTTAACATACATTCtccaatcacaaaaaaaaaactgtGTTTTTTTACAATCATACAAATTTATAGATTTTATCACTCTGTTATAGTTTTTCTTTCAACTACACTTGATCGTCACCACACCATCTCTTTCAAACATACGCTGTCCAATTCAATATTGGTTGTCATTTAAGTCAGTATTATTTGTTGTTGTCAATTATTACTTGTTTGTCCTAGTTCAACTCATATTTGCTTTTTGTTGTTTAATTAAGTATATTGTATTGTCTATttttgatattatatcttatttaATTTAGGTATTACTAACCATTTGAACTTTATTTTAGTTATTATgttctattattttaatttttttataaacaagagGGTCGAAGCCCGAGAACAGAAAAATACTACGCAGCAACTACTCTAGGAGTAGATAAACCCAGAGAATCCTTTTGAAGAAGATTCTTGAGGAAATCAGGAGCCTCATCGAGAAACTGACAGTCAATCTTCAATTGTCTCCCAACCTTAGCTAGCTCATCAGCAACACAATTAGCTTCTCGAAAGGAATGCTCTAGCATCATGACATCATGTTTGGCCATTAGTAAACGAATATGACGAATCAAAGCACGTCAGAATCACCATTATTCTCTTTTTGCAAGATTGCACGAATAACTCTTTTAGAGTCAATACTAACAATAACCTTCCCAAAACCTCTAGAGCAAGAGATCTTAAGACCCTTAACAACACCCCACACCTCAACCATAAATGAATTGTAGCAACCAATAAATTTTGAGAAGCCGCACACCCAATTGCCTTTGTCGTCGCGGATAACACCTCCACATCCTGATATATTACCTTTACCACAGGCACCATCCACGTTAAACTTCACAAACGAAGTTTTTGGCGCTAACCATTTAACATCTTCAATAATATGTTTTTTTTCCCACTACAACATAGTTTGAATAAAGTTTAACTTATTTTATTGTAATTCTTTAATTTGTTCAAATTATTCTTAAATGAAGGTTGAAATGAAGTGTACAATTATATATTGTTATTATATGTACTATCGATATTGTTATATTAAATTTGTAAtgaatttttaaaacatttattttattaagttgtgaacatatgattatgtgtgacatacctataaaatttaattatattatttatttatttaataaatgattCGACCGTAAATTTAAGAACCTTCAATTAAAGTTCTATCGGTTGTTTGATCtccatttcaatttttaaaacattgctttACACTTACATAGAGGATGCAATATTTTGTATTAATTTCATTAATTGAGTGGAaaagataaattaaaaattagaGATAAAATTGAGTGATAAATAATAAactatacaaaataaaaaattaatattttatattcttGTAAGGAGGGAGTAATAAAGAGCTTGCATACTTTGATGGTACACATAGATTTGACAACTTAAATGAGAGCCATAATTATTGGTCTGACTATTTATTCTTTGAAAATATCATCATAATAAGTTGATGAGCAAAGCATTAAGTACGTCCCTTTCTTTCTATATTGCTCTTGCTATAACAATTATATAATTCTTTATTAGGATAATTTATCCAAATTAGAACACTAAACATTCCAAATCTCATGATTCAATCATAAAAAAAGAAAaccaattaaatatttattaagcaTGGGTTGAATTCAACAGATTTATATTAGGTAAAGATTGATAGAAAAAGGTATTGACGTTACCTAAAGAATCATACCAGAATCagaatgaaaaagtaaaagaaaattcaaaagaaaaaaagggtaATAATTTGAAGAATTTGGTACAAATAATGACTATCTGATAAAAGCCAATAAAGCAATGTATGATGTGCTCATTCCTTTCTTCACTTTTGATGTAATTTTCATCTTATTcagaaaaaataatacaaaaaaaaaatgttgaaaatgaaGTTACAAAATTTACTCGTTCACTTTAATAGTTCTCAGTGAAATCATTAGCTtccacaagaaaaaaaaaactttgtatcCTCCAAAACTAAGCAATGTGCAATCTTCACAGCATGTTTTCCTTTTTCTATGTTTCTGCAAAAGATCAAAGAGTGAATAAGTCACATTTTGTTTCTCAGCTCAGTTGGTAACTATGCAGTGACATCAGACTGCAGAGATGCGGATTCGAACATGCTATGAAATTTCAACCACTAAACTACTTGACCAAAAAATATTATgtacaacaattacgttaccttATTTAATGAAGAATGGAGATGCTATTAGTGTTGATAAAAGAAACTGCCAAAAAGATAGTTAGGCGCGAAACATCGAGTGTCAGTGATTGTAGGCAAAAACAAACTCTGCAGCTGCATCAAAGAGATATGGAGAGTTTAGGCAGATGTTTTGTTAGAGATGTTGAGAAAATGAGAGAAGACAAAGGAAAAACCTTCTCTGAAACCGTAAGAATAACAGAATGTCTACATCACCGCGGGGCTAGGTAGCAATCTTTATAGTGGTGACCACCTACAAGAGagggggaccaaaatcaaaccaaaccaaggATAAGAATAAGACATGCAAGAGTTTCAACCAATAACTTTATTAGGAATTGGATTGTAGAAACGGTCAAATGAAATCTATTCGAGGAATTTTGCATGAATTTTTGCAAATTGAGTCGACTTGTCTGAAGTTATGAATTACCTTGTATGTTAAACTTTGTTTGTACATCGGTTTGTTTGATTAATCGAGTTGGTATGAGTATGACAGAAaaaatattgcagttttcatcAATAGAAAGGCAAGTTGATGTAACTGTAGGCGTGTGAATGAGGCAGCAACTCTTCTACTTCGACCCTCGAACTGGTGCAACTAGAGCATTTTCTGATTCGGTTACGGCTAACAGACTCGACTTCTGCTAAGAACACGCTGCAAACTGGTCTGTGATCGGAGAATCTTGACTCTCCGCGAACGTAAGATAATTGGCGGAGGCCTCTTCCGTGCCATAAGATCCGATCACACCATGCTGGCGTTCTTCTCTTTTGTTTTGACTGTCTTTCATCGCCTGCATATCTGTCCGAATTGTTTGAATATTTGTATGTGGGGGGAAAGTATATTTGCCCTTCGTTCCATCCTTCAAAGACGCGACCTTGTTCACGCTCTATATGCAGCTGCGAGaaaaacaatgatgttatttcAGATACTTCGAGACAAGAAGCAAAGCTATAGCATATTGTAAGACTCGGTATAAATTAACATACCTGGTCATTCTCTAACAATACTTTCCAATTATGCATCTCAACAAGAGCTTTTGCTGCACGGTAAGTAAGGGCTATCCGATAGTTTAAATCCCCGAGCCAGATTATTCGACTGCACCAATTAAGCCAAGAATTTTATTTAGTTTCGGAATCTCCAAGCATGAGGAATGGAAATATGTTCAGAGACAAAAGGCTTACTCGTGATCCAGAATAGTTTGAGGTGAACTCTCGTCGCCAATTCCATTAACTCGGGGAAACCTTGTCTTTCTGAGAATCTCCATTACATCGGAATTTCTCCTTAGCTCATCACCCTCCTTTTGTCCTGAAGTCAAATGACTACATATGAAGCAAAAGCTTGTTTTGTGCAAAGACATGCTAATTGATATCGAACCCTGAAAACGCAAGAAAAAGAATGAGATCGTCTCCTCGTCCGAGTTTGTTATGGACTATTTTATTGAAAGAATGTGATAAAATTTACCTTGTTTCCGAGATATCCCATCAATCCTCGGCCAACACAAGACACTTTCATGTTGCGAACATCGTCCCTTATATTGCTTTTCACCCAAACAGTTAGAAATATCCCAACCATTTGCTTACTAGCAACCAAACAATATCTCGAGCTCTCCGTCTGTCTATCTCTGTCCTCCATAGAGACAGACCCTCTATACGACATTGGTGAATACTGCGCTATAACCGGAGATTCCCCATTTTCGTCGTCTGAGGAACCCCATCTATAATTGGGCTCATAGTCACCTGTACTGTGACCAAATATCATTCTATCACACACGCTGAAACGTCGATCAAGGCATGCTTGAGGCACTAACATGTCATTGTCCATTCTCATACTATGACTCGAGGATTGAAACGACCTGCGATGGAAGAAAGGGGCTTCCTTCTGCCTCATAGACCCTTCAAAATCAGAATCTAACTCTACAACAGGATCAGGCAGCGGTGAATTAGTGTGACATTCACCACTTGTTCCGGGAAGACTATTTAGCGTCTTCCGAATAAGAGCTAGCCATTTTCTAGCAGGACCGTTGTCTTCTGTCCCTAAAACATTTCCAGCATTGAGAGGCACAATTTCTTGAAACCTGAGCGAAATATAACACAAACCATTTCAGATTTCGACCATTATCATATACACATTGCAAATTAAATAATCAGAAACTCACCCAAGAACATATATATCGGCGGGAGGAGAAGTATGAAGCCAATCTTCGAGATTCAAATAACTCGGCGGAGATCTTCCAGCTACATTCCAAGTAGCAACAAATATTCTACatacagaagaaaaaaaactcaataatAAGATAACAAATTAACCAAAATCTCATAACAACTACGCAAATCGAATCATGCATACCTATAGTTATTCACATCTGTAACGTGAGCCGCATCATGATCGCCCTTACATCGCCGCGATCTTTCCGAATGCCTTCTCTTAGTTCTTTCtgcatatttaaataatataaattaattttccaaaagacaaaagCTTTATGAAACAGTATATGATTAGTACTGGTCACAAAATTAAATTTTCTCTTTATGAGAGTGGGGTTTAAGGAGGATGTGGTCCTAGGAGAGAGCAAAGTGCATATGAAAACTGAACCTGTCTTGCTTTTCTTGATAGTGCATTCTTCCCTCTTTGAACAGTAGTT encodes:
- the LOC131644426 gene encoding type I inositol polyphosphate 5-phosphatase 4-like isoform X1, coding for MRDENLKKSKQLSWPKTLVKKWFNIKSKAEDFQADDVLYGGVDQEWRNNYCSKREECTIKKSKTERTKRRHSERSRRCKGDHDAAHVTDVNNYRIFVATWNVAGRSPPSYLNLEDWLHTSPPADIYVLGFQEIVPLNAGNVLGTEDNGPARKWLALIRKTLNSLPGTSGECHTNSPLPDPVVELDSDFEGSMRQKEAPFFHRRSFQSSSHSMRMDNDMLVPQACLDRRFSVCDRMIFGHSTGDYEPNYRWGSSDDENGESPVIAQYSPMSYRGSVSMEDRDRQTESSRYCLVASKQMVGIFLTVWVKSNIRDDVRNMKVSCVGRGLMGYLGNKGSISISMSLHKTSFCFICSHLTSGQKEGDELRRNSDVMEILRKTRFPRVNGIGDESSPQTILDHDRIIWLGDLNYRIALTYRAAKALVEMHNWKVLLENDQLHIEREQGRVFEGWNEGQIYFPPTYKYSNNSDRYAGDERQSKQKRRTPAWCDRILWHGRGLRQLSYVRGESRFSDHRPVCSVFLAEVESVSRNRIRKCSSCTSSRVEVEELLPHSHAYSYINLPFY
- the LOC131644426 gene encoding type I inositol polyphosphate 5-phosphatase 4-like isoform X2, whose translation is MRDENLKKSKLSWPKTLVKKWFNIKSKAEDFQADDVLYGGVDQEWRNNYCSKREECTIKKSKTERTKRRHSERSRRCKGDHDAAHVTDVNNYRIFVATWNVAGRSPPSYLNLEDWLHTSPPADIYVLGFQEIVPLNAGNVLGTEDNGPARKWLALIRKTLNSLPGTSGECHTNSPLPDPVVELDSDFEGSMRQKEAPFFHRRSFQSSSHSMRMDNDMLVPQACLDRRFSVCDRMIFGHSTGDYEPNYRWGSSDDENGESPVIAQYSPMSYRGSVSMEDRDRQTESSRYCLVASKQMVGIFLTVWVKSNIRDDVRNMKVSCVGRGLMGYLGNKGSISISMSLHKTSFCFICSHLTSGQKEGDELRRNSDVMEILRKTRFPRVNGIGDESSPQTILDHDRIIWLGDLNYRIALTYRAAKALVEMHNWKVLLENDQLHIEREQGRVFEGWNEGQIYFPPTYKYSNNSDRYAGDERQSKQKRRTPAWCDRILWHGRGLRQLSYVRGESRFSDHRPVCSVFLAEVESVSRNRIRKCSSCTSSRVEVEELLPHSHAYSYINLPFY